A segment of the Paracoccus suum genome:
GGACCAGCGTGTCCACGATCTCGAGCGCCTGCTCGCCGGTGTCGGGCTGGCTGATCAGCAGCTCGTCCAGGTTCACGCCCAGCTTCTTGGCATATTGCGGATCGAGCGCGTGCTCGGCGTCGACGAACGCGCAGACGCCGCCCTTTTTCTGCTCTTCGGCCACCACATGCAGCGTCAGCGTGGTCTTGCCACTGCTTTCCGGGCCGAAAATCTCGATGATGCGGCCCTTGGGCAGGCCGCCGATGCCCAGCGCGACATCGAGGCCCAGCGAGCCCGTCGAGGTTGCCTCGATCTCCATTACCGGGCTGTCCTTGCCCAGTTTCATGATCGAGCCCTTACCGAACTGCCGTTCGATCTGTGCCAGGGCGCTGTCCAGCGCTTTTTGCCGCTCGCCGGCCTTCTTGTCGTCGCGCTTGTCGCTCATGTCGATGATGTTCACGCTTGCCATGTCGGTGCTGCCTTCCTGTCACGGATTACGCGCGATGGGCAACCTTCGCTGATGTTCGCGCATTGTTCCTGTTCCTATGCGACCATGCGTGGGTTTGACAAGGCCGCAATTAACCAACCCGGGGCCGAATATGGCCGCGAGAGGTTAACCAAAGGTTTATCCGGATCGGGTCAGCGCAGTTTACAGACCCGGCAGCGGAGGTTATTCGCGCCCTTCGGCCAAAATTCGGCTGATCGTGGAAGCTGGAATTCGCAATGCTGATCTTTTTCGAACGCCGGCTGGTTTTCCTGGCAACGCCGAAAGCCGGCAGCAGCGCGGTCGAATCCGCGCTGGAACCGCTCGCCAGTGTCGCCGTGCAACGCCCAGCCACGCTGAAACACACTTCGGTCACCGAGTTCGAGCGGCATATCCGTCCCTGGCTGGAGGCCGCGGTCCCCGGCCGGCGTTTCACGACGGTAGCCCTGATGCGCGAGCCGGTCGACTGGCTGCGCAGCTGGTACCGCTTCCGCCTGCAGGACGATCGCGAGGAGCCGGTCCACCAGATGGACGACATCGACTTTGCCGCCTTCGCCGAAAGCTGCACCGGCGATGCACCGCCGGACTATGCGCGCGTCGGTCGGCAGTCGGCCTTTCTTGTCGGCGGAACCGAGCGCGGGCCGCGGGTTGACCACATCTTCCGGTATGAGGACATCGAGGTCAGCTTCAAGCATTTCCTCGAGGACCGGCTAGATTGCGTCATCAGTCTGCCGCGGGTCAACGTGCCACTGGCGACGGACACTACCTTGCCCGAGGCTATCGAGGCGCGGTTGCGCGGCGCGCTGTCGGCCGAGACCGCCCTTTACGATTCGCTGCAGTGATCGGCGAAATGGCGCAGGATCGCGTCGAAGGTGGCGGCGCGCGTCGCCGGCACCTCCAGCAGCGCCTCGTGCCGCGCGCCGGGCAGCGTCATTAGCCGCGATTCCGGCCAACGGGTCGCGCCCGCGCGAATGGCAGGGGCGGAGACCACCATTTCCGCGCCCGAGAGGGTAATCAGCGCGGGCACATGCGGCGCCGGCATTCGCGCCAGGGCGCGGCATTCGGCGAGGGCCGCCCGCACCCAGTCATAGCTGGCCGCGCCCAGAACCAGGTCCGGCCAGGCCGCGGCCTCTCGCATCAGGCGGATATATTCGTCCAGATCGCTGGTCAGCGGGTTGCGCGAAAAGGCCATCTCCAGCACCGAGCCGACGCCGGGCACCGCGCGCGGTCCGCGCCCCGCGCGTCCGGCCGCGCGGGCAAGGCCAACGGCCATTCCCGCGCCGAGCGGATCGGGCAGGGGCCCGAAACGGATGCCCCACATCGGCGCCGAGAATGCCGCCGAGACCACCGGCAGACCGTCGGTCAGCGCGCGGAGCCCGATGCAGCCGCCCATCGAATGTGCCAGCAGGTGCCAGGGGCGGGGCAGGTCCAGCGCCTCGGCCGCGGCGCACATGGCCGCGACATCGCGTTGGTATTCGGCAAAATCGCCGACGTGCCCGATGGCGTGATCCTCGATCAGGCGGTCCGATGCCCCCTGACCGCGCCAGTCGATTGCCAGAACGGTCAATCCGGCGGCGGTAAGAACCCCGGCGATGGGGGCATATTTCTCGGCGTATTCCGTTCGGCCGGGAAATAGCAGGACGCTGCCGCAACCCGCATTGCAGGGCGGCAGCGCATCGGCGGACGCTGGGCCAGCTGTGGCCAGGCCCGCCAGCCATGCTGCCGCCACGTCCGGGCGGGCTTCCTCGGGCGACCATCGCGCGAGGCGCAGGCGGATGCCGTCCGATGCTTCGGCCCACCACGCTGTCGCCGCAGGCCAGGATGTGCCGGGTAACAGGCGGTAGGGCGCGCCGGCCAAAGGCACGGTCTCGCGGGCGACGGGTCCGCCGCCGCCCTCAGCAAAGCCGGACTGTCCGCCCGCGCGCATTGCAGTTCAGCTGAGCGCGCTGCCCAGGCGCATGGCCGCGCCCATGTCACCGTCGACCGTCAGCTTGCCGGTCATGAAGGCGCTGGTCGGATTGACGGAGCCGTCGAGGATACCCTCGAACGTCTCGCGGTTGGCGGTCATGGTCACGTCGGCGGGCTCGTCCCCGGCGCGCGCGCCGCTGGAGTCGAGCATGATCGCGCCTTCACCCTCGATCACGAACTTTGCCAGCCCGTCAAAGCCCGACATCTTGGAATTCAGTGCCTCGACCGCACCGGTGATCACATCGCTCATCAAACCCTCCGCTTGTGGCTGTCTTGCCCGCTGGCGCATGGCCCATGCAGGCGCTAGAACAGGAATATGACCTTATGGGCGGCCCTTATCCACCCTGCCGTCGCGGCATTTAGCATGGCAATCCTTACCATAGGGTTTACGCCGCTGGTTGCTGCGCAATCCGCGCCCCCGCGGGCGGAAACCGCCCCCGCGACCCAAGCCGCTCCGACCTCTGCCGCCGATCTGGATCGCCTGTTTGCCGAGCTTGCGATGCCCTCAGCCGAGGGCGACGACAGCTGGCGCCGCGCGCAAAGCGATATCCTGCGCATCTGGTCGCAGTCCGGCTCGGCCGCTATGGACCTGTTGCACCGGCGCGGGGTCGCGGCGCTGGACGAGGGGGACGCCGTCACCGCCATCGGCCATCTGACCGCGCTGGTCGATCACGCCCCCGATTTTGCCACCGGCTATGTCGATCGCGCCGCCGCCTACGCTGCGCATGGCGATTTCGGTCCCGCCGCCGCGGACCTCGCCCAGGCCCTGACGTTGGAGCCGCGGCAGTTCACGGCGCTGACCCAGCTGGGCGCCATGCTCGAGGACATGGGCGATCTGCCCCGAGCGCTGGCGGCCTTTCAGGCCAGCCTCAAGATCAACCCGCATCAACCCGAGGCCATTGACGCGGTTGCGCGCCTGCAGCAGGCGATGGACGGGATCGCACTTTGAAAGGCCAGCCATGGCGCGCGTGACGGCCGTTCTGGGGCCGACCAATACCGGCAAGACGCATTACGCGATCGAGCGGATGCTGGCGCATCGCAGCGGCGTCATCGGCCTGCCGCTGCGGCTGCTGGCGCGAGAGGTCTATGACCGGATCGTGCGTGCCCGGGGCCCCTCGGTCGTGGCCCTGATCACCGGCGAGGAGCGGATCGTCGGCGAGCGCGCCCAGTACTGGGTAGCGACCACCGAGGCGATGCCAGACATCGCCGCCGATTTCGTCGCCATCGACGAGATCCAGCTGGCCGCCGACCCCGAGCGCGGCCATGTCTTTACCGACCGCCTGCTGCACGCCCGCGGCGCGCATGAGACGTTGCTGCTCGGCAGCAGCACCATGCGCCCGGCGATTGCCGCGCTGATCCCCGACGTCACCTTCATGCGCCGCGAGCGGTTCAGCACGCTCAGCTGGGCGGGGTCGAAAAAGCTCAGCCGGATGCCGGCCCGCAGCGCGATCGTCGGGTTTTCTGTCGATGACGTCTATGCCATGGCCGAGTTGATCCGCCGCCAGAAGGGCGGCTGCGCCGTGGTCATGGGCGCGCTGTCACCCCGCACCCGCAATGCCCAGGTGGCGATGTACCAGGCGGGCGAGGTCGACTATCTGGTCGCGACCGACGCCATCGGCATGGGCCTGAACCTCGACATCCACCACGTCGCCTTCTCCAGCACGCACAAGTTCGACGGCCGGCGCATGCGTCCGCTGTTCCCGCACGAGTTGGGCCAGATCGCAGGTCGCGCCGGGCGCCACACGGAGCCAGGCACCTTCGGCGTCACCGGCGAGGCCGAGCCGCTGGAGGAGGGGCTGATCGACGCGATCGAGAACCACCGCTTTGCCCCTATCAGCCGCCTGATGTGGCGCAACCCGCGGCCCGAGTTCGGCACGCTGGACCGGCTGGTCGAAAGCCTGGAGGTGCCGGCGCCCTCGCCCTGGTTGCAGCGCGGGCGCGAGGCGGACGATCTCGGCGCGCTCAAGGCGCTGCGCGACATGCCCGAGATGCGCGACCGGGTGACCGGGCCCAAGGATGTGCGGCTGCTCTGGGATGTCTGCCGCGTGCCCGATTTTCGCGGCATCTCGCCGGCCGAGCACACAACTTTGCTGACAAGGCTGTTCGGTTTCCTGCAGGATGGCGGTGTGCCGGGCGACTGGCTGGCGCGCCAGGTAGCGCGGATCGACAAGACCGGCGGTGATATCGACGCGCTGTCCAAGCGCCTCGCCTATATCCGCACCTGGACCTATGTCGCCCAGCGCACCGGCTGGGTGCAGGACGAAGCCCATTGGCGGGGAGAGACCCGCGCGGTAGAAGATCGCCTGTCAGACGCCCTTCACGCGGCGTTGACGCAGCGATTCGTGGACCGGCGCACCTCAGTGCTGCTGCGCCGGTTGAAGCAGAAGGAGAGCCTGGTGGCTGAGGTAAACGACAAGGGCGAGGTTACGGTCGAGGGCGAATTCGCCGGCCGGCTGGAAGGATTCCGCTTCCGCACCGACCCCGCAGCCACGGGCGACGAGGCCAAGATGCTGACCCGCGCGTCCTACGAGGCGCTGCGGCCAGAATTTCATCTGCGGGCCGACCGCTTTTACAACGCCCCCGACACGGAGCTGGACCTGACCGAGCAGGGTGGCCTGATGTGGGGCAATTCCGCGGTCGGCAAGCTGGTCAAGGGCGCCGATCCGCTGAAGCCGCAGGTCGAGCCCTTCGTCGACGAGGAGGCCGGCCCCGAAGTCGCCGAAAAGCTGCGCCGGCGCCTGCAGCATTTCATCGACCGCCGCATCGCGACCCAGTTCGAGCCGCTGACGGCGCTTGCCAATGACGAGACGCTGACGGGCCTCGCGCGAGGTTTCGCTTTTCGTCTGGTCGAGGCGATGGGCGTGCTGCCGCGCGAGGGCGTGGCCAGTGACGTCAAGGAACTGGACCAGGAATCGCGCAGCGCCCTGCGCAAGCACGGCGTGCGCTTCGGCCAGTTCACCATCTTCCAGCCTGCGCTGCTAAAGCCCGCGCCGACGCGGCTTCGGCTGGTGCTGTGGGGGCTGGCGAACGATCTGGACACCTTCCCCGAGAGCCCGCCCCCTGGGCTGGTCACGATCCCGAACCTGCCCGAGGTTCCGCGCCAGCACTACACGCTTGCTGGCTACCACCCGGCCGGCGATCGCGCGATCCGCATCGATATGCTCGAGCGGCTGGCCGACATGGTCCGGCAAAAGGACAGCCGTGCTGGCTTTGAAGCTGCGCCCGAGATGCTGTCGATCACTGGCATGACGCTGGACCAGTTCGCCGGGCTGATGGGCGGCCTCGGCTATGCAGCGGCCAAGGGCGAGCGGCCGAAGGCCAGCAAGTCCGTCGCCGCGCCGGCCCCCGCGCCCGAGCCGGAGGCCGCGCCGGATGCCGAGGCGCAGCCCACGTCCGACGCGCCGATGACCGAGGAAGAAAGCGTCCTCGCTGCCGAGACGCGCGTGCGCTGGGAGGCCGAGCAGGCCGCCCGCCGCGAGGCCGACGCCGCCGCAGAGGCGGCGCGTCAGGCCGAGGCGGATGCTGCGACGGCGGCGACGCCGGCTGAGGGCGAAGCCTCGGCCGAAGCAGGCGAGACCGCGCCCGCGACCGAAGCTGCCGCTGGTGAGGAGGTTTCCGACAGCGGCGAGACTCCGGTCGAGACCGAGGTTTTCTACACCTTCACCTGGGCGCCGAAGCCCCGCCACACCTCAAACCGCCGCCCGCAGGGGCAGGACGGGCAACGCAATGCTGGTCCGCGGCGTCCGCGCCAAGGCCAATTCCCAAGCCAAGGCCAGCAGCAGCCCGCTGACGCTTCCGTTGCACCGGCCGACGGGCAGCCCGCGCAACAGCGCCGCGAAGGCGGGGACAAGCCCCGCCGCGATGGTCAGGACCACCGCGGCCCCCGCAAGGACGGACGGGGCAAAGGTGGCCCGCGCGACGGCGATCGGGGCGGTGATCGCAGCGGCGGCAAGCCGGACTGGAAGGGTGGCAAGGACCGCGCCCTGCGCGAGGACCGCGCCAAGACCTACACCGCCCGGCCGCCGCGCGCTGAAAAGCCGGTCGACCCCGACAGCCCGTTCGCGATCCTGGCGGCACTGAAAAACCGCGAGTGAACGGCGGCCCGCATAGCGCGGACCATGGCGATGGGCCCGGCGGGCGCATTCGCCTTGATCGTTGGTTGTTCCACGTCCGGGCCTTCAAGACCCGCACCCTTGCCGCCGACCGGATTGCCGGCGGCGGCATTCGCGTCAATGGCACCCCCTGCGGCAAGCCGGCCCACTTGGTGGGCCCCGGGGACGTGGTGACCATCGGCAGCGCGGCCCGGGTCAGGGTCCTGCGCTTTCTCGCCCCGGGCGAGCGGCGCGGACCCCCCGACGAGGCGAATCTGCTTTACGAAGATTTGTCAGAAGGTTAGGCGAATAACATTACGTCTTTCCGCGGGTCTGACGGCGCAGTCCCTCCTGCGTGACGTTGACGCCCGCCCGCGCCTCTGGCACTTCCCGCGGGATCCCGAGGATGGACAAGATGAATCTGTTTGCCGATCTGCGCGCCGTCGCCATCGCCGCGCTCGATGCCATGACGGCTGAGGGCGCGCTGCCGGCCGGCCTCGATTTTGCCGCGGTGACGGTCGAGCCGCCCCGCGATCCCGCGCATGGCGACATGGCCACCAACGCCGCCATGGTGCTTGCCAAGCCCGCGGGCATGAAGCCGCGCGACATCGCCGAGGCGCTCGCCACCCATCTGCGCAAGGATCCCCGCATCACCGCGGCCGAGGTCGCAGGGCCCGGCTTTCTGAACCTGCGCCTCAGCACCGAGGTCTGGCAGGAGGTGGTTCGCGCCGCGCTGGGCGAGGGGGCTGATTTCGGTCGCTCGACCCTCGGCGCGGGCGAGAAGGTGAATATCGAATTCGTCAGCGCCAACCCGACCGGCCCGATGCATGTCGGCCATGCCCGCGGCGCGGTGTTCGGCGACGCGCTGGCCCGGCTGCTGGCCTTCGCCGGCTATGACGTCACGCGCGAATACTACATTAACGACGGCGGCGCGCAGGTCGATGTCCTCGCCCGCTCAGCCTACGAACGCTACCGCGAAGCCAACGGGCTGGAGCCCGAGATCGCCGAGGGCCTCTATCCCGGTGATTACCTGATCCCGGTCGGCCAGGCCCTGAAAGAGCGTTATGGCGATAAGCTGCTGAACCGTCCCGAGGCCGAATGGCTGGCCGAGGTCCGCGAATTCGCGACCGAAGCGATGATGGGGATGATTCGCGACGATCTGGCCGCGCTCGGCGTGCAGATGGACGTCTACTCCTCTGAGAAGGCGCTGTATGGCACCGGCCGGATTGAGACCGCCATCGAGCGGCTGCGCAGCGCCGGCCTGATCTACGAGGGCACGCTGGAGCCGCCGAAGGGCAAGACCCTCGACGATTGGGAGCCGCGTCAGCAGACCCTGTTCCGCAGCACCGCGCATGGCGATGACGTGGACCGGCCGGTCAAGAAATCCGATGGCGCCTGGACGTATTTCGCGCCCGACATCGCTTACCACTGGGACAAGATCGACCGCGGCTTTGACCGGCTGATTGATATTTTCGGCGCCGACCACGGCGGCTATGTCAAGCGGATGAACGCCGCCGTCAGCGCGCTGTCCAACGGCCGGGTGCCGCTGGACATCAAGCTCATTCAGTTGGTCAAGCTTTGGCAGAACGGCGAGCCGTTCAAGATGTCCAAGCGCGCCGGCACCTTCATCACCTTGCGCGATCTGATCGACCAGGCCGGCGCAGACGTGACCCGGTTCCACATGCTGACACGCAAGAACGACGCGGCGCTGGATTTCGACTTTGCCAAGGTGCTTGAGCAGTCCAAGGAAAACCCGGTCTGGTACGTGCAATACGCCAATGCTCGCATCAGCTCGGTTCTGACCAAGGCGGCCGAGGCGGGAGTCGACGTCAGCGATGCGGCCCTCGCCGGAGCCAACCTCAGCCGGCTGTCGCACCCGGCCGAGATTGACCTGATGACCAAGCTGGCCGAATGGCCCCGTACGGTCGAGATCGCGGCCCGCGCGAACGAGCCGCATCGGGTGGCCTTCTACCTTTATGATCTGGCCGGCGCCCTCCACGGGCTGTGGAACCGCGGCCATGACGATTCCACGCTGCGCTTCGTCCACGATGGCGACAATGCCACAACGGCGGCGAAAATCGCCCTGGCTCGCGCGGTGGGCGTTGCGATCGCGGCCGGTCTTGGTATCCTTGGCGTGACCCCTGTCCGCGAGATGCGCTGAGCAACAGCGTCAAGGCCAGGGCGAACGAGCAGTCCACGAAAAGCCGGGTCAACCGGAACAGGCAGGCAGTGAGATGACGACAGCAGATTTCCGCCTCGGCGGGTTTGATGACGGCTATCCGGGGCAGGGACATTCCCGCCATCGGGGCTATGACTACGATCATACCGAGCCTGCAATGGACCACGGCTGGGACGACCCGGCCCGTTATTCTACCGATGCCGAGGGCGATGTGCGCGCCGCGCGGGACGGCATGGCCGCGCGAATCGCGCGGCTGCTGAACTATGTGGGTGCACTCGTCTCGGTCGCGCTGATGGTCGGGCTGCTGGTCTGGGGCTATCGCCTGGTCACGCGCGATGTCTCGGGCGTGCCGGTGATCCGGGCCCTGCAGGGCGAGGCCCGCGTCGCCCCCGAGGAGCCGGGCGGCGAGATGACCAAGGGCACCGGCCTTGCGGTCAATGCGATTGCCGCCGGCGAGGGCATAGGCCGCGTCGGCAAGGTCGAGATTGCGCCGCAGGCCGCGGGCCTTGCGCCCGAGGACGCTGCCATGGGCACCTTCGGCGCCACCGCCCGGACCCCGGGCGCGCTGGCCGAGGTTGCCCCGACCCAGGCTGCCGCCACTGTCATCGCGCAGAGCGACGCCGAAGCTCGCGCCGCCCGCGAGGCCGAGGCGACCCGCCTCGCCGCCGAGCAGGAGGCCGCGGCCCAGGCTCAGGCCCTCGCCGCTGTGGCAAGCCTGCCTGAGACGACGGACGAGCCGGCCGCCGATGCAGCGGTCGACAGTGCCGTTACCGACCTCGCCGGCGCCCCTGCTCAGACCGATGCGATCACCAATGCGCTGGCAGAGGCCGCCGCCCCGGCCGTCGCCGAGGGTCCGCGCCCGCAGCCGCGCCCGCAGCGTCGCATCGCGGCAGCCGAGCCCACCGCGCAGCCCGCGCCCGAGGCGGAGCCAATTGCCGCGACCGTAACCGAAGCCCCGGCCGAACGTGCCGCGGCGGCCGAAAAACCGGCCGACAAGCCGGTCGAGAAAACGGCAGAGAACTCTCCTGAGAAACCCGCCGCGGCGGCCAAGGCGTCGGGCAAGACCGTAGTCCAGATCGGTGCCTTCGACAGCGACAAGCTGGCGCGCGGCGAATGGGCCCGCGTCGCCGGCAAGAACGGCGGCCTGTTCGCCGGCAAGGATCAGGTTGTCCAGAAGACCGAGCGGAACGGGCGCACCTTCTGGCGCCTGCGCGTTGCCGGCTTTGGCGACCGCGACGAGGCGCGCGCCTTTTGCGCGCAGCTGAAATCGGCGGGCACCGACTGTATCCCGACCGCCTCGAACTGAGCGCATTGCCCGGCGCGGGTTAGCCTGCTGCCGGGCCGGTTACGGGCGGGCGGCATCGTCCGCCCCGATTCTTTCATCAGCTCTGCCAAAGGCGCGGCCATGACTTCTGCAACGATCCTCGGTGGCATCAGCGGGCCGGTGCTGACCGCGGATGAGCGTGCCTTCTTCCGCGACAGCGACCCTTGGGGCTTTATCCTTTTCGCGCGCAATGTTGAGGCGCCCGACCAGTTGCGTCGCCTGACGGGCGATCTGCGCGATGCGGTGGGGCGCGACGCGCTGATCATGACCGATCAGGAGGGCGGGCGCGTCCAGCGCCTGCGCGGCCCGCACTGGAGCGACTGGACGCCTCCGCTGCGCGCCGCGACGGCCGGGCCGCGCGCCACCTACCTGCGTTATCGCCTTATCGGGGCAGAGCTTGCAGCGGTTGGGATCGACGGTGACTGTGCCCCGACCCTCGATCTGCTTTGCGACGAAACGCACGCCTTCCTGCGCGACCGTTGCTTTGGCGATGATCCGTCCATTGTCGCAAAGCACGGCCGGGCCTGCGCCGACGGGCTGCTGGCCGCTGGCGTTCTGCCCTGTATCAAGCATCTGCCCGGCCATGGCCGCGCCACCGCCGACACGCATCACGATCTGCCCGTGGTCGATGCAGACCTCGCCGATCTGCGGGTGGGGGATTTTGCCCCGTTCCGGGCACTGGCCGACCTGCCGATTGCCATGACCTCGCACATCATCTTTACCGCGATTGACCCGCGTCAGCCGGCAACCACCTCGGCCGCAGTCGTCGCCGCGATCCGCGAGGACATCGGCTTCGGCGGCCTGCTGACCAGCGACGATATCACCATGCAGGCGCTGCCCGGCACCCATGCCGAGCGCACCGCCGCCGCGATCGCCGCCGGCTGCGACGTGGTCATGCATTGCAACGGCGATATTGCCGCAATGATCCCGGTGGTTGCCGCCGCGGGCGCCATGAGCGCCGAGGCCCAGCAGCGAGCCGACCGCGCACTCGACCGTCGGCAACTGGCGGACAATGCCGATCTTGCCGCCCTGCGCGGCGAACTCGACAGCCTCGGTCACGGCTGAGGCGGCTGCGTCGCGCTTGCGGCGGGGGCCTCGCTGTGGTCCTGTCGCGCCCTCAGTGAGGGCGACGGAAATGAGCCAGATGACCAGCGGGGCCGAACGCGCGGCGCGGATGCAGGCGCTGCTGCGCACGCCAAAGTCGTTCGACAATACCATCCACCTGTCGCCCGACCTCGGGTTCATGTTCTTTTCCAACCCGATCGTCGCCTGCAGCACGCTCAAGGCGACGCTTAATCAGGCGACGGCCCGCGCGCTGGGCCTGCCCGCGCCAGAGTTGCGCCTCGACGCGATCCATGACCGCGCCGCCAACCCACTGCAGCGCCCCAGCGACATCGGCCTGCCCCGCTTTGCCGAGATGCTGGAGGATCCAGCGGTGCGTAAGATCGCGTTTATCCGCGACCCCTTGCGCCGGTTCATGTCCTGCTTTGGCAAGAAACTGTCGAAAGAAAACCGGATTACCGAGCGTGTTCGGGCTCAGATGAAGGTTCCAGAGCGCATCCCCCTGCGCGATTTCCTGACGCCGGACAGCTTTGCCACCGCACTCGAGTCCGATCCCAAGTTGCTGAACATGAACGATCACTGGCGCCCGCAACGCCTGCAGGTGTTCTACGACCTGGTGCCCGACCTTCAGATCGGCCGGGTCGAGACGCTGAAGGCGGACGTCGAGCGCATGCTGACGCCGATCTTTGGCGCGGGTGGATACGAGCTGATCGACGTCCCGGCGCTGTTTCCGCAAAACAGCTCGCGTCAGCGTGCCGGCGGGGTGCCGGCTCTGTCCGAGGATGGACTGGCGACCGTGCGCCGGGTCTACAGCGGCGATTTCGACATGCTGGCCGAGGTCGAGGCGCGTGCGCCGGCCGCGCCCGTAATGCCTGCCTCTACGCCGGTCCGGACGCAGCCCGACCCGGCGCGGCCCGAACTGATCGTGCATGTCGGAATGCCTGGCAACGGGGGCGCCCTCATCGCGGCGAGCCTCGCGGCCGCTGATCTTGAGGCAGACCACGCGCTCGACCTTGGGCCCTCGCCCCTGCTGGCACGGGGCAAGCCGCTTGAGGCGGCACTGGACCAATCTCCCGCGCAGCTGACCAAACTCGGCGCCGGCTGGGCGGCAAAGCTGGCGTCGCAGGCGCAGGCGCCCGGCGCGCTGCGGCTGATCCTGTCGAATGACCGGCTGTGCCGCCACCCTCAGGCGATGGCGCGGCTGCTGGAACCCTTGGCCGAGCGCTTTGACTTGAGGGTCGTGATCTTTGCCCGCGATCCGCATGCCTGGCTGGCTGCCAACGCTATTGGCGCGCCGCACCCCGGCGCGCTGGACCAACTGGTACAGCGCTATGGCGATCTGCCGGTCTGGCAGGATTTGCTGCCGGGCGCGGTCGAGATTCACACCTGCCGTGGTGATACCGACATGGTCGCCCTCGCGGCGGCCGTCTTTGGCGTCACTCTGCCGCCCGTGCCAGAGGTCGCCGATCCGGAATCGGCCATTGTTGCGGCGCTGCTGCCGGACGAGGGCGATCTGCCCAGCCTG
Coding sequences within it:
- a CDS encoding alpha/beta fold hydrolase: MRAGGQSGFAEGGGGPVARETVPLAGAPYRLLPGTSWPAATAWWAEASDGIRLRLARWSPEEARPDVAAAWLAGLATAGPASADALPPCNAGCGSVLLFPGRTEYAEKYAPIAGVLTAAGLTVLAIDWRGQGASDRLIEDHAIGHVGDFAEYQRDVAAMCAAAEALDLPRPWHLLAHSMGGCIGLRALTDGLPVVSAAFSAPMWGIRFGPLPDPLGAGMAVGLARAAGRAGRGPRAVPGVGSVLEMAFSRNPLTSDLDEYIRLMREAAAWPDLVLGAASYDWVRAALAECRALARMPAPHVPALITLSGAEMVVSAPAIRAGATRWPESRLMTLPGARHEALLEVPATRAATFDAILRHFADHCSES
- a CDS encoding SCP2 sterol-binding domain-containing protein yields the protein MSDVITGAVEALNSKMSGFDGLAKFVIEGEGAIMLDSSGARAGDEPADVTMTANRETFEGILDGSVNPTSAFMTGKLTVDGDMGAAMRLGSALS
- a CDS encoding helicase-related protein; translated protein: MARVTAVLGPTNTGKTHYAIERMLAHRSGVIGLPLRLLAREVYDRIVRARGPSVVALITGEERIVGERAQYWVATTEAMPDIAADFVAIDEIQLAADPERGHVFTDRLLHARGAHETLLLGSSTMRPAIAALIPDVTFMRRERFSTLSWAGSKKLSRMPARSAIVGFSVDDVYAMAELIRRQKGGCAVVMGALSPRTRNAQVAMYQAGEVDYLVATDAIGMGLNLDIHHVAFSSTHKFDGRRMRPLFPHELGQIAGRAGRHTEPGTFGVTGEAEPLEEGLIDAIENHRFAPISRLMWRNPRPEFGTLDRLVESLEVPAPSPWLQRGREADDLGALKALRDMPEMRDRVTGPKDVRLLWDVCRVPDFRGISPAEHTTLLTRLFGFLQDGGVPGDWLARQVARIDKTGGDIDALSKRLAYIRTWTYVAQRTGWVQDEAHWRGETRAVEDRLSDALHAALTQRFVDRRTSVLLRRLKQKESLVAEVNDKGEVTVEGEFAGRLEGFRFRTDPAATGDEAKMLTRASYEALRPEFHLRADRFYNAPDTELDLTEQGGLMWGNSAVGKLVKGADPLKPQVEPFVDEEAGPEVAEKLRRRLQHFIDRRIATQFEPLTALANDETLTGLARGFAFRLVEAMGVLPREGVASDVKELDQESRSALRKHGVRFGQFTIFQPALLKPAPTRLRLVLWGLANDLDTFPESPPPGLVTIPNLPEVPRQHYTLAGYHPAGDRAIRIDMLERLADMVRQKDSRAGFEAAPEMLSITGMTLDQFAGLMGGLGYAAAKGERPKASKSVAAPAPAPEPEAAPDAEAQPTSDAPMTEEESVLAAETRVRWEAEQAARREADAAAEAARQAEADAATAATPAEGEASAEAGETAPATEAAAGEEVSDSGETPVETEVFYTFTWAPKPRHTSNRRPQGQDGQRNAGPRRPRQGQFPSQGQQQPADASVAPADGQPAQQRREGGDKPRRDGQDHRGPRKDGRGKGGPRDGDRGGDRSGGKPDWKGGKDRALREDRAKTYTARPPRAEKPVDPDSPFAILAALKNRE
- a CDS encoding RNA-binding S4 domain-containing protein, translated to MNGGPHSADHGDGPGGRIRLDRWLFHVRAFKTRTLAADRIAGGGIRVNGTPCGKPAHLVGPGDVVTIGSAARVRVLRFLAPGERRGPPDEANLLYEDLSEG
- the argS gene encoding arginine--tRNA ligase, translating into MNLFADLRAVAIAALDAMTAEGALPAGLDFAAVTVEPPRDPAHGDMATNAAMVLAKPAGMKPRDIAEALATHLRKDPRITAAEVAGPGFLNLRLSTEVWQEVVRAALGEGADFGRSTLGAGEKVNIEFVSANPTGPMHVGHARGAVFGDALARLLAFAGYDVTREYYINDGGAQVDVLARSAYERYREANGLEPEIAEGLYPGDYLIPVGQALKERYGDKLLNRPEAEWLAEVREFATEAMMGMIRDDLAALGVQMDVYSSEKALYGTGRIETAIERLRSAGLIYEGTLEPPKGKTLDDWEPRQQTLFRSTAHGDDVDRPVKKSDGAWTYFAPDIAYHWDKIDRGFDRLIDIFGADHGGYVKRMNAAVSALSNGRVPLDIKLIQLVKLWQNGEPFKMSKRAGTFITLRDLIDQAGADVTRFHMLTRKNDAALDFDFAKVLEQSKENPVWYVQYANARISSVLTKAAEAGVDVSDAALAGANLSRLSHPAEIDLMTKLAEWPRTVEIAARANEPHRVAFYLYDLAGALHGLWNRGHDDSTLRFVHDGDNATTAAKIALARAVGVAIAAGLGILGVTPVREMR
- a CDS encoding SPOR domain-containing protein produces the protein MTTADFRLGGFDDGYPGQGHSRHRGYDYDHTEPAMDHGWDDPARYSTDAEGDVRAARDGMAARIARLLNYVGALVSVALMVGLLVWGYRLVTRDVSGVPVIRALQGEARVAPEEPGGEMTKGTGLAVNAIAAGEGIGRVGKVEIAPQAAGLAPEDAAMGTFGATARTPGALAEVAPTQAAATVIAQSDAEARAAREAEATRLAAEQEAAAQAQALAAVASLPETTDEPAADAAVDSAVTDLAGAPAQTDAITNALAEAAAPAVAEGPRPQPRPQRRIAAAEPTAQPAPEAEPIAATVTEAPAERAAAAEKPADKPVEKTAENSPEKPAAAAKASGKTVVQIGAFDSDKLARGEWARVAGKNGGLFAGKDQVVQKTERNGRTFWRLRVAGFGDRDEARAFCAQLKSAGTDCIPTASN
- a CDS encoding glycoside hydrolase family 3 N-terminal domain-containing protein; the protein is MTSATILGGISGPVLTADERAFFRDSDPWGFILFARNVEAPDQLRRLTGDLRDAVGRDALIMTDQEGGRVQRLRGPHWSDWTPPLRAATAGPRATYLRYRLIGAELAAVGIDGDCAPTLDLLCDETHAFLRDRCFGDDPSIVAKHGRACADGLLAAGVLPCIKHLPGHGRATADTHHDLPVVDADLADLRVGDFAPFRALADLPIAMTSHIIFTAIDPRQPATTSAAVVAAIREDIGFGGLLTSDDITMQALPGTHAERTAAAIAAGCDVVMHCNGDIAAMIPVVAAAGAMSAEAQQRADRALDRRQLADNADLAALRGELDSLGHG